One genomic region from Scomber scombrus chromosome 19, fScoSco1.1, whole genome shotgun sequence encodes:
- the col10a1a gene encoding collagen, type X, alpha 1a, with the protein MDIRVASILLALVTLTAAHGERYVVKKMVKAAPQYQPYSVKSQVVAVAGEPGAPGEPGPEGPPGPAGPPGESVEGMPGPEGPPGAQGAPGRSIAGKPGSPGGPGKPGVPGAHGEKGDTGAPGSQGPRGSPGSSGSPGPAGLSATGKPGPSGLPGSMGPRGEPGHKGHPGIPGLPGAKGDRGVGAPGAQGARGPVGPMGSTGAPGEAGVGKPGRSGSPGEPGKSGSPGRDGATGPMGPQGPKGHTGAPGVGLPGKSGENGAPGLPGSVGPKGHQGPTGATGAPGVPGYGKPGANGEKGERGATGPTGATGPKGEQGHTGYTGATGATGPMGPSGPQGLTGFPGEPGAEGAKGDTGATGAQGGKGNKGDMGPQGFQGKQGYPGPAGPSGARGATGATGDKGDGGAPGTPGAPGIPGPAGPKGLPGRAGERGAAGSDGAPGSRGPAGPQGGLGAPGAKGHPGLPGSPGPAGLAAKGIPGPQGPPGLPGDNGADGASGPQGPPGPPGPPGEVMFEKGKGMGMGMGMAEVMVKSPMSAFTASLATPYPASGTPIKFDQIVYNAENHYDPDTGIFTCQVPGVYYFSYSIHVNGAHALVALYKNGQPVMFTYDEYNKGFLDQMSGSAVLLLDEQDTVYVQIPDDEANGVFAAENVHCSFSGFLIAST; encoded by the exons ATGGACATACGTGTAGCAAGCATCCTCCTAGCCTTGGTGACTTTGACAGCAGCCCATGGGGAGCGCTATGTGGTGAAGAAGATGGTGAAGGCTGCTCCTCAATACCAGCCCTACTCTGTGAAGAGCCAGG tggTGGCAGTGGCAGGTGAGCCTGGTGCCCCAGGTGAGCCCGGCCCCGAGGGACCTCCTGGCCCTGCTGGACCCCCAGGTGAGAGTGTTGAGGGTATGCCTGGACCTGAGGGACCTCCTGGAGCCCAGGGAGCTCCTGGTCGCTCCATCGCTGGCAAACCTGGATCCCCAGGTGGACCTGGCAAACCTGGTGTCCCTGGAGCACATGGTGAGAAGGGAGACACTGGTGCTCCAGGCTCTCAGGGACCTAGAGGATCTCCTGGATCTTCTGGAAGCCCCGGACCTGCTGGCCTCTCAGCTACTGGCAAGCCTGGACCTTCTGGTCTTCCTGGGTCAATGGGACCTAGAGGAGAGCCCGGACATAAAGGACATCCAGGTATTCCTGGACTGCCAGGTGCTAAGGGTGATAGAGGGGTGGGAGCTCCTGGAGCTCAGGGTGCGAGAGGACCTGTTGGACCTATGGGTTCCACTGGAGCCCCAGGTGAGGCTGGAGTTGGAAAGCCAGGAAGATCAGGTAGCCCAGGTGAGCCAGGAAAGTCAGGTAGCCCAGGTAGGGATGGTGCCACTGGTCCCATGGGACCACAGGGACCCAAGGGACACACTGGTGCCCCTGGTGTAGGTCTTCCAGGTAAATCAGGCGAGAATGGTGCCCCAGGTCTGCCTGGCTCAGTTGGCCCTAAAGGCCACCAGGGACCTACTGGAGCTACTGGTGCCCCCGGAGTTCCTGGATATGGAAAGCCAGGTGCAAatggagagaagggagagaggggagcTACAGGTCCCACAGGTGCCACAGGTCCAAAGGGTGAGCAAGGTCATACAGGTTATACTGGTGCCACTGGCGCTACTGGTCCCATGGGTCCTTCTGGACCTCAGGGTTTAACAGGTTTCCCTGGTGAGCCCGGTGCTGAAGGCGCTAAAGGTGACACAGGTGCAACTGGCGCTCAGGGAGGTAAGGGAAACAAGGGAGATATGGGACCACAAGGGTTCCAAGGTAAGCAGGGTTATCCAGGCCCAGCTGGTCCCTCTGGAGCCAGGGGAGCCACTGGAGCTACAGGTGACAAGGGTGATGGAGGTGCCCCAGGTACCCCTGGTGCCCCTGGTATTCCAGGCCCTGCTGGACCCAAAGGTCTTCCCGGTCGTGCAGGTGAGCGAGGTGCTGCTGGTTCTGATGGTGCTCCAGGTTCCAGAGGACCTGCTGGGCCTCAAGGTGGTCTTGGTGCTCCTGGCGCTAAGGGACACCCAGGTCTCCCTGGTTCTCCTGGCCCTGCTGGTTTGGCTGCTAAGGGTATCCCCGGACCTCAGGGTCCCCCTGGTCTGCCTGGTGATAATGGTGCTGATGGAGCCTCTGGCCCACAAGGCCCTCCTGGTCCTCCTGGTCCTCCTGGTGAGGTTATGTTTGAGAAGGGAAagggaatgggaatgggaatgggaatgGCTGAGGTTATGGTCAAATCCCCCATGTCTGCTTTCACTGCATCTCTGGCCACTCCTTACCCTGCTTCTGGCACCCCCATTAAGTTTGATCAGATTGTGTACAATGCTGAGAATCACTATGACCCTGACACCGGCATTTTCACCTGCCAGGTTCCTGGAGTTTACTATTTCTCCTACAGCATCCATGTTAATGGTGCTCATGCCCTGGTGGCTCTGTACAAGAATGGTCAGCCTGTTATGTTCACTTATGATGAGTACAACAAGGGCTTCCTGGACCAGATGTCTGGTAGTGCTGTCCTCTTGCTCGATGAGCAGGACACAGTCTACGTCCAGATCCCCGATGATGAGGCCAATGGCGTCTTTGCCGCTGAGAATGTCCACTGCTCTTTCTCTGGGTTCCTCATTGCTTCAACGTGA
- the marcksb gene encoding myristoylated alanine-rich protein kinase C substrate b, producing MGAQISKTAGKEEAAVEKPAEGAAVAAKANGQENGHAKTNGDASPTAEEANKADVQANGSTPTEDAPKEDGEKVEGAEANGEKEPAATNGEAAATNGDAAAKPEEGTPSTSEDGKQKKKRFSFKKPSFKLSGFSFKKTKKDSEEAVEEGAAAAEQPAEGEKAASEEAAAEEAKPAEAAEEGAKEAAAEEPKAEEEVKAEEEEEAAAAAGGGEEKPAEASPTEPETAASPEATAAE from the exons ATGGGAGCACAAATCTCCAAAACCGCTGGAAAAGAGGAAGCTGCGGTTGAAAAGCCGGCAGAAGGCGCGGCTGTTGCAGCAAAGGCAAACGGACAG GAGAATGGCCACGCCAAGACCAATGGGGATGCCTCTCCAACTGCAGAAGAGGCCAACAAAGCTGATGTTCAGGCCAACGGCAGCACTCCTACTGAAGACGCACCAAAAGAAGATGGCGAGAAAGTAGAAGGTGCTGAGGCCAATGGAGAGAAGGAGCCTGCCGCCACAAACGGAGAGGCTGCCGCCACAAACGGAGATGCTGCCGCCAAGCCAGAGGAAGGCACTCCGTCCACCAGCGAGGATGGCAAGCAGAAGAAAAAGCGCTTCTCCTTCAAGAAACCCTCCTTCAAGCTCAGTGGCTTCTCTTTTAAGAAGACCAAGAAGGATTCTGAGGAGGCAGTAGAGGAGGGAGCAGCGGCAGCGGAACAACCAGCCGAGGGAGAAAAGGCGGCATCAGAGGAGGCAGCTGCTGAGGAGGCCAAGCCAGCTGAGGCAGCAGAGGAGGGAGCCAAGGAGGCTGCAGCTGAGGAGCCAAAGGCTGAGGAGGAAGTgaaggcagaagaagaagaagaagcagcagcagcagcaggaggaggagaggagaaaccAGCTGAAGCTTCACCCACTGAACCAGAGACGGCAGCCAGTCCAGAGGCCACAGCCGCCGAGTAA